A genomic segment from Gadus morhua chromosome 4, gadMor3.0, whole genome shotgun sequence encodes:
- the trak2 gene encoding trafficking kinesin-binding protein 2 isoform X1 → MFEVKPHRVEKKESSTETDEGLGSSGKRYGSGSLGSGSLYLSDSQDWALSPGCSPDEAPGQHSAVSPSLADETFRYMTYLALDPSSYPLPNSGNISKVLSADRVEQMTRTYNDIEVVTHLLSERDRDLELAARIGQSLLQRNNLLQERNEAVEEQLNQAIDQVHQLQHELAKKDELLRMVASASEESESDSSCSTPHPLLQRAPGGGASTAAAAAAALGQLEALQGKLEELEEENQALRSEASHLKTETFCYEEKEQRLVNDCVKELRESSSQVLSLADELSQKGEEVLRHQEEIAQLLSQIVELQHRVKELALEKEELRIHLQASKEAQRQLTAELNELTERNAECLGMLHESQEEVKDLRSKSNTTGGLRRHLSYGLYPMDSLAAEIEGTMRKELSVDEETIFQDQRTSQRRVFQTVRSVNTLTARAASFSPIPGSGLSPLVMTAQPFLSAQGDDHRPAPAPRPPGPPAGDHLSDAIRRLSLRRHNFLCERKFFQAERQRKTEALGGAGLEEGEGGASGAGSPAGSGRSSCSNLSELSAASGVFKSFLPERLQIVKPMEGSLTLHHWQQLAQPHLATLLDPRPGVVTKGFRPLSHDRDPPADDPPAPSYRLDDPEEEDEEEGGRGRAHAGGAEKGSTERGKPVEKDEDEEEEEEEEEGGIVFEVRVSSTPEDRRERPRLPGSPLPSATDLRPPLFRPLAAVGAVSYASALRAELTPGSAPGPAPVSTPVSPCAVQPVAAGTTPPSDAAPSPVRPEGAAVASAGAAAVLSSAQHPGKCQSSTYSTYTVTTCRILHPNDITQVTSSSQPVWSVAPPDPPSSLRTGPSTPVTPCRLNLGGSSCFPPRRPLAPPPTGAGLAKLVLERGISASARPAPSLRRPAPLLPQGPAGGPPPPGAPPAGAAGDQRPALALDNFLASRPAELFLQDVYGLNLGRAPPHPDLPSPRPGPPPPPPDPVSVGLVERLCRLGFGRVLQGPADPPPPSTFVVAAGGGSLLAGLRRNQSLPVMMGAPPAPARPRPPAPPTSLALPPPPWGDPKGQQRRGRLSSFTQPPSSGAGKH, encoded by the exons ATGTTTGAGGTCAAACCCCATCGAGTGGAGAAGAAGGAGTCCAGCACGGAGAcag ATGAGGGCCTGGGCAGCAGTGGGAAGCGGTACGGCTCGGGCTCCCTGGGCTCGGGTTCGCTGTACCTGTCGGACAGCCAGGACTGGGCCCTCTCCCCGGGCTGCTCCCCTGACGAGGCCCCCGGCCAGCACAGTGCCGTCTCCCCCAGCCTGGCCGACGAGACCTTCCGCTACATGA CGTACCTGGCTTTGGACCCCTCCTCCTATCCCCTCCCCAACTCTGGAAACATCTCCAAAG TTCTCAGTGCCGATCGCGTTGAGCAGATGACCCGAACCTACAATGACATCGAGGTGGTCACGCATCTGCTCTCCGAG cgcGACAGGGATCTGGAGCTGGCGGCTCGGATCGGTCAGTCGCTGCTGCAGCGGAACAACCTGCTGCAGGAGCGCAACGAGGCCGTGGAGGAGCAGCTCAACCAGGCCATCGACCAG GTGCACCAGCTGCAGCACGAGCTGGCCAAGAAGGACGAGCTGCTGCGCATGGTGGCCAGCGCCTccgaggagagcgagagcgactcCAGCTGCTCCACGCCCCACCCGCTGCTGCAGCGGGCCCCGGGGGGCGGAGCCtcgaccgccgccgccgccgccgccgccctgggCCAGCTGGAGGCGCTGCAGGggaagctggaggagctggaggaggagaaccaggcGCTGCGGTCGGAG GCGAGCCACTTGAAGACAGAGACGTTCTGCtatgaggagaaggagcagaggctGGTCAACGACTGTGTCAAGGAGCTCC gtGAGTCCAGCAGCCAGGTGCTGTCCCTGGCTGACGAGCTGTcccagaagggggaggaggtgctgcGGCACCAGGAGGAGATCGCCCAGCTGCTCTCCCAGATCGTAGAGCTGCAGCACCGCGtcaaggag CTGgccctggagaaggaggagctgaggatccACCTGCAGGCTTCGAAGGAGGCCCAGAGGCAGCTGACCGCAGAg CTGAACGAGCTGACGGAGCGCAACGCCGAGTGCTTGGGGATGCTCCACGAGTCCCAGGAGGAGGTCAAGGACCTGCGCAGCAAGAGCAACACCACGGGCGGCCTCCGCAGACACCTGTCCTACGGCCTCTACCCCATG gactcCCTGGCGGCGGAGATAGAGGGCACCATGAGGAAGGAGCTGAGTGTGGACGAGGAGACGATTTTCCAGGACCAGAG GACCTCCCAGAGGCGGGTGTTCCAGACGGTGCGCTCCGTCAACACGCTAACGGCGCGGgccgcctccttctcccccatccCCGGGTCGGGGCTCAGCCCCCTGGTGATGACTGCTCAGCCCTTCCTGTCGGCCCAGGG GGACGATCACCGGCCGGCGCCGGCGCCACGCCCGCCGGGCCCGCCGGCCGGCGACCACCTCAGCGACGCCATCCGCCGGCTCTCCCTCCGGCGCCACAACTTCTTGTGCGAGCGCAAGTTCTTCCAGGCGGAGCGCCAACGGAAGACGGAggccctggggggggcggggctggaggagggcgagggcggGGCCAGCGGCGCCGGCTCGCCGGCGGGCAGCGGCCGCTCGTCCTGCTCCAACCTGTCGGAGCTGTCGGCGGCGTCGGGCGTGTTCAAGAGCTTCCTGCCCGAGAGGCTGCAGATCGTCAAGCCCATGGAGG gcTCCCTGACGCTCCACCACTGGCAGCAGCTGGCCCAGCCCCACCTGGCCACGCTGCTGGACCCCCGACCGGGGGTGGTGACCAAGGGCTTCCGCCCGCTGTCCCACGACCGGGACCCCCCTGCCGacgacccccccgccccctcctacCGGCTGGACgacccggaggaggaggacgaggaggagggggggcggggccgcgcCCACGCCGGGGGGGCCGAGAAGGGCTCCACGGAGCGGGGCAAGCCCGTCGAGAAggacgaagacgaggaggaggaggaggaggaggaggaagggggcatCGTGTTCGAGGTGCGCGTCTCGTCCACGCCCGAGGACCGGCGGGAGCGGCCCAGGCTGCCGGGCTCGCCGTTGCCCTCGGCGACGGACCTGCGCCCGCCGCTGTTCAGGCCTCTGGCGGCCGTGGGCGCCGTCTCCTACGCCTCCGCGCTGCGAGCTGAGCTCACccccggctccgcccccggccccgcccccgtctccacccccgtctccccctgtgCGGTGCAGCCCGTTGCCGCGGGAACCACCCCGCCGAGCGACGCGGCGCCCAGTCCCGTCCGACCGGAGGGCGCGGCGGTCGCCTCTGCGGGCGCAGCGGCCGTCTTGTCGTCAG CGCAACACCCGGGCAAGTGCCAGAGCTCCACCTACTCCACCTACACCGTCACCACCTGCCGCATCCTCCACCCCAACGACATCACCCAGGTCACCTCCAG cTCCCAGCCCGTGTGGTCGGTGGCGCCCCCCGACCCGCCCAGCTCCCTGCGGACGGGCCCCAGCACCCCGGTGACGCCCTGCCGCCTCAACCTGGGGGGCTCCTCCTGcttccccccccgccgccccctcgcccccccccccaccggcgcCGGCCTCGCCAAGCTGGTCCTGGAGCGCGGCATCTCGGCCTCGGCgcggcccgccccctccctccgccgccccgcccccctcctcccccagggccCGGCCggcggccccccgccccccggcgcCCCCCCCGCTGGCGCCGCCGGCGACCAGCGGCCCGCGCTCGCCCTCGACAACTTCCTGGCGTCGCGGCCCGCCGAGCTCTTCCTGCAGGACGTGTACGGGCTGAACCTGGGCCGggcgcccccccaccccgacctgcccagcccccgccccggccccccgccccccccgcccgacCCCGTCAGCGTGGGGCTGGTGGAGCGGCTGTGTCGCCTGGGGTTCGGCCGGGTGCTCCAGGGCCccgcggaccccccccccccctccaccttcgtggtggcggcgggggggggcagcctgCTGGCCGGCCTGCGGCGCAACCAGAGCCTCCCCGTCATGATGGGGGCGCCGCCGGCGCcggcccggccccggcccccggccccccccacctcgctggctctgccccccccgccctgggggGACCCCAAGGGgcagcagaggagggggaggctgtcctccttcacccagccCCCGTCCTCCGGGGCCGGGAAGCActga
- the trak2 gene encoding trafficking kinesin-binding protein 2 isoform X2 — MFEVKPHRVEKKESSTETDEGLGSSGKRYGSGSLGSGSLYLSDSQDWALSPGCSPDEAPGQHSAVSPSLADETFRYMILSADRVEQMTRTYNDIEVVTHLLSERDRDLELAARIGQSLLQRNNLLQERNEAVEEQLNQAIDQVHQLQHELAKKDELLRMVASASEESESDSSCSTPHPLLQRAPGGGASTAAAAAAALGQLEALQGKLEELEEENQALRSEASHLKTETFCYEEKEQRLVNDCVKELRESSSQVLSLADELSQKGEEVLRHQEEIAQLLSQIVELQHRVKELALEKEELRIHLQASKEAQRQLTAELNELTERNAECLGMLHESQEEVKDLRSKSNTTGGLRRHLSYGLYPMDSLAAEIEGTMRKELSVDEETIFQDQRTSQRRVFQTVRSVNTLTARAASFSPIPGSGLSPLVMTAQPFLSAQGDDHRPAPAPRPPGPPAGDHLSDAIRRLSLRRHNFLCERKFFQAERQRKTEALGGAGLEEGEGGASGAGSPAGSGRSSCSNLSELSAASGVFKSFLPERLQIVKPMEGSLTLHHWQQLAQPHLATLLDPRPGVVTKGFRPLSHDRDPPADDPPAPSYRLDDPEEEDEEEGGRGRAHAGGAEKGSTERGKPVEKDEDEEEEEEEEEGGIVFEVRVSSTPEDRRERPRLPGSPLPSATDLRPPLFRPLAAVGAVSYASALRAELTPGSAPGPAPVSTPVSPCAVQPVAAGTTPPSDAAPSPVRPEGAAVASAGAAAVLSSAQHPGKCQSSTYSTYTVTTCRILHPNDITQVTSSSQPVWSVAPPDPPSSLRTGPSTPVTPCRLNLGGSSCFPPRRPLAPPPTGAGLAKLVLERGISASARPAPSLRRPAPLLPQGPAGGPPPPGAPPAGAAGDQRPALALDNFLASRPAELFLQDVYGLNLGRAPPHPDLPSPRPGPPPPPPDPVSVGLVERLCRLGFGRVLQGPADPPPPSTFVVAAGGGSLLAGLRRNQSLPVMMGAPPAPARPRPPAPPTSLALPPPPWGDPKGQQRRGRLSSFTQPPSSGAGKH, encoded by the exons ATGTTTGAGGTCAAACCCCATCGAGTGGAGAAGAAGGAGTCCAGCACGGAGAcag ATGAGGGCCTGGGCAGCAGTGGGAAGCGGTACGGCTCGGGCTCCCTGGGCTCGGGTTCGCTGTACCTGTCGGACAGCCAGGACTGGGCCCTCTCCCCGGGCTGCTCCCCTGACGAGGCCCCCGGCCAGCACAGTGCCGTCTCCCCCAGCCTGGCCGACGAGACCTTCCGCTACATGA TTCTCAGTGCCGATCGCGTTGAGCAGATGACCCGAACCTACAATGACATCGAGGTGGTCACGCATCTGCTCTCCGAG cgcGACAGGGATCTGGAGCTGGCGGCTCGGATCGGTCAGTCGCTGCTGCAGCGGAACAACCTGCTGCAGGAGCGCAACGAGGCCGTGGAGGAGCAGCTCAACCAGGCCATCGACCAG GTGCACCAGCTGCAGCACGAGCTGGCCAAGAAGGACGAGCTGCTGCGCATGGTGGCCAGCGCCTccgaggagagcgagagcgactcCAGCTGCTCCACGCCCCACCCGCTGCTGCAGCGGGCCCCGGGGGGCGGAGCCtcgaccgccgccgccgccgccgccgccctgggCCAGCTGGAGGCGCTGCAGGggaagctggaggagctggaggaggagaaccaggcGCTGCGGTCGGAG GCGAGCCACTTGAAGACAGAGACGTTCTGCtatgaggagaaggagcagaggctGGTCAACGACTGTGTCAAGGAGCTCC gtGAGTCCAGCAGCCAGGTGCTGTCCCTGGCTGACGAGCTGTcccagaagggggaggaggtgctgcGGCACCAGGAGGAGATCGCCCAGCTGCTCTCCCAGATCGTAGAGCTGCAGCACCGCGtcaaggag CTGgccctggagaaggaggagctgaggatccACCTGCAGGCTTCGAAGGAGGCCCAGAGGCAGCTGACCGCAGAg CTGAACGAGCTGACGGAGCGCAACGCCGAGTGCTTGGGGATGCTCCACGAGTCCCAGGAGGAGGTCAAGGACCTGCGCAGCAAGAGCAACACCACGGGCGGCCTCCGCAGACACCTGTCCTACGGCCTCTACCCCATG gactcCCTGGCGGCGGAGATAGAGGGCACCATGAGGAAGGAGCTGAGTGTGGACGAGGAGACGATTTTCCAGGACCAGAG GACCTCCCAGAGGCGGGTGTTCCAGACGGTGCGCTCCGTCAACACGCTAACGGCGCGGgccgcctccttctcccccatccCCGGGTCGGGGCTCAGCCCCCTGGTGATGACTGCTCAGCCCTTCCTGTCGGCCCAGGG GGACGATCACCGGCCGGCGCCGGCGCCACGCCCGCCGGGCCCGCCGGCCGGCGACCACCTCAGCGACGCCATCCGCCGGCTCTCCCTCCGGCGCCACAACTTCTTGTGCGAGCGCAAGTTCTTCCAGGCGGAGCGCCAACGGAAGACGGAggccctggggggggcggggctggaggagggcgagggcggGGCCAGCGGCGCCGGCTCGCCGGCGGGCAGCGGCCGCTCGTCCTGCTCCAACCTGTCGGAGCTGTCGGCGGCGTCGGGCGTGTTCAAGAGCTTCCTGCCCGAGAGGCTGCAGATCGTCAAGCCCATGGAGG gcTCCCTGACGCTCCACCACTGGCAGCAGCTGGCCCAGCCCCACCTGGCCACGCTGCTGGACCCCCGACCGGGGGTGGTGACCAAGGGCTTCCGCCCGCTGTCCCACGACCGGGACCCCCCTGCCGacgacccccccgccccctcctacCGGCTGGACgacccggaggaggaggacgaggaggagggggggcggggccgcgcCCACGCCGGGGGGGCCGAGAAGGGCTCCACGGAGCGGGGCAAGCCCGTCGAGAAggacgaagacgaggaggaggaggaggaggaggaggaagggggcatCGTGTTCGAGGTGCGCGTCTCGTCCACGCCCGAGGACCGGCGGGAGCGGCCCAGGCTGCCGGGCTCGCCGTTGCCCTCGGCGACGGACCTGCGCCCGCCGCTGTTCAGGCCTCTGGCGGCCGTGGGCGCCGTCTCCTACGCCTCCGCGCTGCGAGCTGAGCTCACccccggctccgcccccggccccgcccccgtctccacccccgtctccccctgtgCGGTGCAGCCCGTTGCCGCGGGAACCACCCCGCCGAGCGACGCGGCGCCCAGTCCCGTCCGACCGGAGGGCGCGGCGGTCGCCTCTGCGGGCGCAGCGGCCGTCTTGTCGTCAG CGCAACACCCGGGCAAGTGCCAGAGCTCCACCTACTCCACCTACACCGTCACCACCTGCCGCATCCTCCACCCCAACGACATCACCCAGGTCACCTCCAG cTCCCAGCCCGTGTGGTCGGTGGCGCCCCCCGACCCGCCCAGCTCCCTGCGGACGGGCCCCAGCACCCCGGTGACGCCCTGCCGCCTCAACCTGGGGGGCTCCTCCTGcttccccccccgccgccccctcgcccccccccccaccggcgcCGGCCTCGCCAAGCTGGTCCTGGAGCGCGGCATCTCGGCCTCGGCgcggcccgccccctccctccgccgccccgcccccctcctcccccagggccCGGCCggcggccccccgccccccggcgcCCCCCCCGCTGGCGCCGCCGGCGACCAGCGGCCCGCGCTCGCCCTCGACAACTTCCTGGCGTCGCGGCCCGCCGAGCTCTTCCTGCAGGACGTGTACGGGCTGAACCTGGGCCGggcgcccccccaccccgacctgcccagcccccgccccggccccccgccccccccgcccgacCCCGTCAGCGTGGGGCTGGTGGAGCGGCTGTGTCGCCTGGGGTTCGGCCGGGTGCTCCAGGGCCccgcggaccccccccccccctccaccttcgtggtggcggcgggggggggcagcctgCTGGCCGGCCTGCGGCGCAACCAGAGCCTCCCCGTCATGATGGGGGCGCCGCCGGCGCcggcccggccccggcccccggccccccccacctcgctggctctgccccccccgccctgggggGACCCCAAGGGgcagcagaggagggggaggctgtcctccttcacccagccCCCGTCCTCCGGGGCCGGGAAGCActga
- the trak2 gene encoding trafficking kinesin-binding protein 2 isoform X3: MYNDELFHNISMEAYLALDPSSYPLPNSGNISKVLSADRVEQMTRTYNDIEVVTHLLSERDRDLELAARIGQSLLQRNNLLQERNEAVEEQLNQAIDQVHQLQHELAKKDELLRMVASASEESESDSSCSTPHPLLQRAPGGGASTAAAAAAALGQLEALQGKLEELEEENQALRSEASHLKTETFCYEEKEQRLVNDCVKELRESSSQVLSLADELSQKGEEVLRHQEEIAQLLSQIVELQHRVKELALEKEELRIHLQASKEAQRQLTAELNELTERNAECLGMLHESQEEVKDLRSKSNTTGGLRRHLSYGLYPMDSLAAEIEGTMRKELSVDEETIFQDQRTSQRRVFQTVRSVNTLTARAASFSPIPGSGLSPLVMTAQPFLSAQGDDHRPAPAPRPPGPPAGDHLSDAIRRLSLRRHNFLCERKFFQAERQRKTEALGGAGLEEGEGGASGAGSPAGSGRSSCSNLSELSAASGVFKSFLPERLQIVKPMEGSLTLHHWQQLAQPHLATLLDPRPGVVTKGFRPLSHDRDPPADDPPAPSYRLDDPEEEDEEEGGRGRAHAGGAEKGSTERGKPVEKDEDEEEEEEEEEGGIVFEVRVSSTPEDRRERPRLPGSPLPSATDLRPPLFRPLAAVGAVSYASALRAELTPGSAPGPAPVSTPVSPCAVQPVAAGTTPPSDAAPSPVRPEGAAVASAGAAAVLSSAQHPGKCQSSTYSTYTVTTCRILHPNDITQVTSSSQPVWSVAPPDPPSSLRTGPSTPVTPCRLNLGGSSCFPPRRPLAPPPTGAGLAKLVLERGISASARPAPSLRRPAPLLPQGPAGGPPPPGAPPAGAAGDQRPALALDNFLASRPAELFLQDVYGLNLGRAPPHPDLPSPRPGPPPPPPDPVSVGLVERLCRLGFGRVLQGPADPPPPSTFVVAAGGGSLLAGLRRNQSLPVMMGAPPAPARPRPPAPPTSLALPPPPWGDPKGQQRRGRLSSFTQPPSSGAGKH, from the exons ATGTACAATGACGAACTGTTTCACAATATCTCCAtggagg CGTACCTGGCTTTGGACCCCTCCTCCTATCCCCTCCCCAACTCTGGAAACATCTCCAAAG TTCTCAGTGCCGATCGCGTTGAGCAGATGACCCGAACCTACAATGACATCGAGGTGGTCACGCATCTGCTCTCCGAG cgcGACAGGGATCTGGAGCTGGCGGCTCGGATCGGTCAGTCGCTGCTGCAGCGGAACAACCTGCTGCAGGAGCGCAACGAGGCCGTGGAGGAGCAGCTCAACCAGGCCATCGACCAG GTGCACCAGCTGCAGCACGAGCTGGCCAAGAAGGACGAGCTGCTGCGCATGGTGGCCAGCGCCTccgaggagagcgagagcgactcCAGCTGCTCCACGCCCCACCCGCTGCTGCAGCGGGCCCCGGGGGGCGGAGCCtcgaccgccgccgccgccgccgccgccctgggCCAGCTGGAGGCGCTGCAGGggaagctggaggagctggaggaggagaaccaggcGCTGCGGTCGGAG GCGAGCCACTTGAAGACAGAGACGTTCTGCtatgaggagaaggagcagaggctGGTCAACGACTGTGTCAAGGAGCTCC gtGAGTCCAGCAGCCAGGTGCTGTCCCTGGCTGACGAGCTGTcccagaagggggaggaggtgctgcGGCACCAGGAGGAGATCGCCCAGCTGCTCTCCCAGATCGTAGAGCTGCAGCACCGCGtcaaggag CTGgccctggagaaggaggagctgaggatccACCTGCAGGCTTCGAAGGAGGCCCAGAGGCAGCTGACCGCAGAg CTGAACGAGCTGACGGAGCGCAACGCCGAGTGCTTGGGGATGCTCCACGAGTCCCAGGAGGAGGTCAAGGACCTGCGCAGCAAGAGCAACACCACGGGCGGCCTCCGCAGACACCTGTCCTACGGCCTCTACCCCATG gactcCCTGGCGGCGGAGATAGAGGGCACCATGAGGAAGGAGCTGAGTGTGGACGAGGAGACGATTTTCCAGGACCAGAG GACCTCCCAGAGGCGGGTGTTCCAGACGGTGCGCTCCGTCAACACGCTAACGGCGCGGgccgcctccttctcccccatccCCGGGTCGGGGCTCAGCCCCCTGGTGATGACTGCTCAGCCCTTCCTGTCGGCCCAGGG GGACGATCACCGGCCGGCGCCGGCGCCACGCCCGCCGGGCCCGCCGGCCGGCGACCACCTCAGCGACGCCATCCGCCGGCTCTCCCTCCGGCGCCACAACTTCTTGTGCGAGCGCAAGTTCTTCCAGGCGGAGCGCCAACGGAAGACGGAggccctggggggggcggggctggaggagggcgagggcggGGCCAGCGGCGCCGGCTCGCCGGCGGGCAGCGGCCGCTCGTCCTGCTCCAACCTGTCGGAGCTGTCGGCGGCGTCGGGCGTGTTCAAGAGCTTCCTGCCCGAGAGGCTGCAGATCGTCAAGCCCATGGAGG gcTCCCTGACGCTCCACCACTGGCAGCAGCTGGCCCAGCCCCACCTGGCCACGCTGCTGGACCCCCGACCGGGGGTGGTGACCAAGGGCTTCCGCCCGCTGTCCCACGACCGGGACCCCCCTGCCGacgacccccccgccccctcctacCGGCTGGACgacccggaggaggaggacgaggaggagggggggcggggccgcgcCCACGCCGGGGGGGCCGAGAAGGGCTCCACGGAGCGGGGCAAGCCCGTCGAGAAggacgaagacgaggaggaggaggaggaggaggaggaagggggcatCGTGTTCGAGGTGCGCGTCTCGTCCACGCCCGAGGACCGGCGGGAGCGGCCCAGGCTGCCGGGCTCGCCGTTGCCCTCGGCGACGGACCTGCGCCCGCCGCTGTTCAGGCCTCTGGCGGCCGTGGGCGCCGTCTCCTACGCCTCCGCGCTGCGAGCTGAGCTCACccccggctccgcccccggccccgcccccgtctccacccccgtctccccctgtgCGGTGCAGCCCGTTGCCGCGGGAACCACCCCGCCGAGCGACGCGGCGCCCAGTCCCGTCCGACCGGAGGGCGCGGCGGTCGCCTCTGCGGGCGCAGCGGCCGTCTTGTCGTCAG CGCAACACCCGGGCAAGTGCCAGAGCTCCACCTACTCCACCTACACCGTCACCACCTGCCGCATCCTCCACCCCAACGACATCACCCAGGTCACCTCCAG cTCCCAGCCCGTGTGGTCGGTGGCGCCCCCCGACCCGCCCAGCTCCCTGCGGACGGGCCCCAGCACCCCGGTGACGCCCTGCCGCCTCAACCTGGGGGGCTCCTCCTGcttccccccccgccgccccctcgcccccccccccaccggcgcCGGCCTCGCCAAGCTGGTCCTGGAGCGCGGCATCTCGGCCTCGGCgcggcccgccccctccctccgccgccccgcccccctcctcccccagggccCGGCCggcggccccccgccccccggcgcCCCCCCCGCTGGCGCCGCCGGCGACCAGCGGCCCGCGCTCGCCCTCGACAACTTCCTGGCGTCGCGGCCCGCCGAGCTCTTCCTGCAGGACGTGTACGGGCTGAACCTGGGCCGggcgcccccccaccccgacctgcccagcccccgccccggccccccgccccccccgcccgacCCCGTCAGCGTGGGGCTGGTGGAGCGGCTGTGTCGCCTGGGGTTCGGCCGGGTGCTCCAGGGCCccgcggaccccccccccccctccaccttcgtggtggcggcgggggggggcagcctgCTGGCCGGCCTGCGGCGCAACCAGAGCCTCCCCGTCATGATGGGGGCGCCGCCGGCGCcggcccggccccggcccccggccccccccacctcgctggctctgccccccccgccctgggggGACCCCAAGGGgcagcagaggagggggaggctgtcctccttcacccagccCCCGTCCTCCGGGGCCGGGAAGCActga